The Opitutales bacterium ASA1 genome window below encodes:
- a CDS encoding TonB-dependent receptor yields MAKLATTFACLAAGATFVVAAAEEEIVALDAITVETDAVRKTPWHVTGASFTPVSTISRQDAGSWLATLPGAVVQPGFGAIDPPRISWRGSGLQSAPVSRGVVWLLDGLPLHAADGSFHSALVVPGLVGPITHRGHADPAGVTTTAAGGVLALRSDLGSAARSIAVGSGNQGTRSAQVLAPGLGLAWTSTDGWRPHHSQERLALAGRVEIPATGSRPRLALGLQATRVRFDVPGPLTLAMALEQPATISAVAAVDRPRREADFARATVETTWADLGAWSVVAAGGAQYTQDFFRQLRANGVAEASGFDAMGALTARRVFGAHRFAAGVSAQTGRREQERFFNVGGETGARFAEVALAATGVSVWVRDAWEIAPGFTATGSAVFTHSRRRIGGDPPSAVGTATAARVDPRFEFEWRPVARTGSVFAAIGRIHESPTWDDLVAVRGAASALSVAFVGLRPQRIDTVEVGARWIAGGFTMRGVVYAARWDCELLRLAAPDGSARGTVNADATQHQGLESSASWTGMLGERPIVCTVVHTWSRARFVDDPVHGSKRLAGLPPHAGRLELASEPREGVTAAATAAWIGGRTWVDHDNTLGYDGHVICGARIGWRDRRGWSLELSVSNVFDRRWIASSAGVLDRARQAAATAVFLPGAPRTWQVAFGRPW; encoded by the coding sequence ATGGCGAAACTCGCGACCACGTTCGCCTGCCTCGCCGCCGGCGCGACGTTCGTGGTCGCGGCGGCGGAAGAGGAGATCGTGGCCCTGGATGCGATCACGGTCGAAACGGACGCCGTGCGGAAGACGCCTTGGCACGTGACGGGCGCCTCGTTCACACCTGTATCCACGATCTCGAGACAAGATGCGGGTTCGTGGCTCGCCACGCTGCCGGGAGCGGTCGTCCAACCCGGCTTCGGCGCGATCGATCCGCCGCGCATCTCGTGGCGCGGCTCGGGACTGCAAAGCGCGCCCGTGAGCCGGGGTGTGGTCTGGCTGCTCGACGGCCTTCCGCTCCACGCCGCCGACGGCTCGTTTCATTCCGCGCTGGTCGTCCCGGGTCTGGTCGGGCCGATCACGCACCGCGGCCACGCCGATCCGGCGGGCGTTACGACCACTGCCGCCGGCGGAGTGCTTGCCCTGCGCAGCGACCTCGGGTCGGCCGCGCGATCGATCGCCGTCGGTAGTGGGAATCAGGGTACACGCTCCGCGCAGGTCCTCGCGCCCGGACTCGGGCTGGCATGGACGTCCACCGACGGCTGGCGTCCGCACCATTCGCAGGAGCGTCTCGCGCTCGCGGGCCGCGTGGAGATCCCGGCCACCGGATCTCGCCCGCGCCTCGCGCTCGGGTTGCAGGCGACGCGCGTGCGCTTCGACGTGCCCGGGCCGCTCACGCTCGCCATGGCGCTGGAGCAGCCGGCCACCATCTCCGCCGTCGCGGCCGTCGACCGGCCGCGACGTGAGGCCGACTTCGCCCGCGCGACGGTCGAGACCACGTGGGCGGACCTCGGCGCCTGGTCGGTCGTGGCCGCGGGCGGAGCGCAGTACACGCAGGACTTCTTCCGGCAGTTGCGCGCCAACGGCGTCGCCGAGGCCTCCGGCTTCGACGCCATGGGTGCCCTGACCGCTCGACGTGTCTTCGGCGCGCACCGCTTCGCGGCGGGTGTCTCCGCGCAGACGGGTCGGCGCGAGCAGGAGCGCTTCTTCAACGTCGGGGGCGAGACCGGCGCACGTTTCGCCGAGGTCGCCCTCGCGGCGACCGGCGTTTCCGTGTGGGTGCGCGATGCGTGGGAGATCGCGCCGGGATTCACCGCGACCGGAAGCGCCGTATTCACGCATTCACGACGGCGGATCGGAGGTGATCCTCCCAGCGCGGTCGGGACGGCGACCGCGGCGCGGGTCGATCCGAGGTTCGAATTCGAGTGGCGGCCCGTCGCGCGGACCGGCTCCGTCTTCGCCGCGATCGGCCGTATCCATGAAAGCCCGACATGGGACGACCTGGTTGCCGTGCGCGGTGCCGCTTCGGCGCTTTCCGTCGCGTTCGTCGGTCTTCGTCCGCAGCGGATCGACACGGTCGAAGTCGGGGCGCGCTGGATCGCGGGCGGTTTCACCATGCGCGGCGTCGTCTACGCGGCGCGTTGGGACTGTGAACTGTTGCGACTCGCCGCTCCCGACGGCTCCGCTCGCGGCACGGTCAACGCGGACGCCACGCAACACCAAGGACTCGAGAGCTCGGCGAGTTGGACCGGCATGCTCGGCGAGCGACCAATCGTCTGCACCGTCGTGCACACGTGGAGCCGTGCGCGGTTCGTCGACGATCCCGTCCACGGCTCGAAACGCCTAGCCGGCCTTCCACCTCATGCGGGTCGGCTCGAACTTGCGAGCGAACCGCGCGAGGGCGTGACCGCCGCGGCGACCGCTGCGTGGATCGGTGGTCGTACGTGGGTCGACCACGACAACACGCTCGGTTACGACGGCCACGTGATCTGCGGCGCACGCATCGGTTGGCGCGACCGCCGTGGGTGGTCGCTCGAACTGTCCGTCTCGAACGTCTTCGACCGGCGCTGGATCGCTTCGAGCGCGGGCGTGCTCGATCGAGCGCGACAAGCCGCCGCAACGGCGGTGTTTCTTCCCGGCGCGCCGCGGACGTGGCAGGT
- a CDS encoding NADH-dependent [FeFe] hydrogenase, group A6: MTTTTTGTPPATRTLRGTINGSPVAVPEGTSIFDAARRVAVKIPTLCKHPDLLATAACGLCVVRNGTSPRLLRACCTPFEEGMAIVTHDGEIVDVRRATLELILSNHPQDCLTCGRNGECELQTLAAHFNIRHDSIKHYVKDRAPDTSTGSIVIEFSKCIKCGRCIQVCQEMQNVWALSFLDRGIDTRMAPAGDIVLAESPCVKCGQCSAHCPTGAIVEKDETPEVWNVLRDPEKICVVQMAPATRVTIGEAFGLPPGTNLTGKLYTALRRLGFHAVFDTNFSADVTIVEEASEFIERFVHHRGPLPLITSCCPAWTDYMEKRHWDFIDNFSTAKSPQQMLGVLAKTWYAQKAGIDPARLVVVSIMPCTAKKYELSRTDEMFASGHKDVDICLTTRELARMLEQSGIDFLALEDGTADSILGEYSGAGTIFGATGGVMEAALRTAAHYAGGERLGKVEFESVRGLEGVKRATIDVKDASVRIAVAHGLRNVDAVLDEVREARKAGKETPYHFIEVMACPGGCIGGGGQPYGVNDELRRKRTAGLYRDDREKAVRCSHENPEVVRLYDEFLGRPLGEKAHALLHTRYTARPLYRR; the protein is encoded by the coding sequence ATGACCACGACCACCACAGGGACCCCGCCTGCGACGCGCACCCTCCGCGGCACGATCAACGGCTCGCCCGTCGCCGTGCCCGAAGGCACGAGCATCTTCGACGCCGCGCGCCGCGTGGCGGTGAAGATCCCCACGCTCTGCAAGCACCCCGACCTGCTCGCGACCGCCGCGTGCGGGCTCTGCGTGGTCCGCAACGGCACCAGCCCGCGACTGCTGCGCGCGTGTTGCACGCCCTTCGAGGAGGGCATGGCGATCGTCACGCACGACGGCGAGATCGTCGACGTACGCCGCGCCACGCTGGAGTTGATCCTCTCCAACCATCCGCAGGACTGTCTCACCTGCGGACGCAACGGAGAGTGCGAACTCCAGACGCTCGCCGCGCACTTCAACATCCGGCACGACTCGATCAAACACTACGTCAAGGACCGCGCGCCCGACACGTCGACCGGGTCGATCGTGATCGAGTTTTCCAAGTGCATCAAATGCGGGCGTTGCATCCAGGTCTGCCAAGAGATGCAGAACGTCTGGGCGCTCTCGTTCCTCGATCGCGGGATCGACACGCGCATGGCACCGGCCGGCGACATCGTGCTCGCCGAGAGTCCGTGCGTGAAGTGCGGCCAGTGCTCCGCGCATTGCCCCACGGGTGCAATCGTCGAGAAGGACGAGACGCCGGAAGTGTGGAACGTGCTCCGCGACCCCGAGAAGATCTGCGTGGTGCAGATGGCGCCCGCTACACGCGTCACGATCGGCGAGGCCTTCGGGCTGCCGCCCGGCACGAACCTCACCGGCAAACTCTACACCGCGCTGCGTCGCCTCGGTTTCCATGCGGTGTTCGACACGAACTTTTCCGCCGACGTCACGATCGTCGAGGAGGCGAGCGAGTTCATCGAGCGTTTCGTCCACCACCGCGGTCCGCTTCCGCTCATCACGTCGTGCTGCCCCGCGTGGACGGACTACATGGAGAAACGCCACTGGGACTTCATCGACAACTTCTCCACGGCGAAGTCGCCTCAGCAGATGCTCGGCGTGCTCGCCAAGACATGGTACGCCCAGAAGGCCGGCATCGATCCCGCGCGCCTCGTGGTCGTTTCGATCATGCCCTGCACGGCGAAGAAGTACGAACTGTCGCGCACCGACGAGATGTTCGCCTCCGGGCACAAGGACGTGGACATCTGCCTCACCACGCGCGAACTCGCCCGCATGCTCGAACAGTCGGGCATCGACTTCCTCGCCCTCGAGGACGGCACGGCCGATTCGATCCTCGGCGAATACTCCGGGGCAGGCACGATCTTCGGCGCCACCGGCGGTGTCATGGAAGCGGCACTACGCACCGCGGCCCACTACGCCGGCGGCGAACGACTCGGCAAGGTGGAGTTCGAATCGGTCCGCGGTCTCGAGGGCGTGAAGCGCGCCACGATCGACGTGAAGGACGCTTCCGTGCGCATCGCCGTGGCCCATGGTCTGCGCAACGTCGACGCGGTGCTCGACGAGGTCCGCGAAGCCCGCAAGGCCGGCAAGGAAACTCCCTACCACTTCATCGAGGTCATGGCCTGTCCCGGCGGCTGCATCGGCGGTGGCGGCCAACCCTACGGCGTGAACGACGAACTGCGCCGCAAGCGCACGGCGGGACTGTATCGCGACGACCGCGAGAAGGCGGTGCGCTGTTCGCACGAGAACCCCGAAGTGGTGCGACTTTACGACGAGTTCCTCGGTCGTCCGCTCGGCGAGAAGGCGCACGCTCTGCTCCACACCCGCTACACTGCGCGTCCCCTCTATCGGCGCTGA
- the nuoF_2 gene encoding NADH-quinone oxidoreductase subunit NuoF has product MNAATISALDALASAGGADEGPREWVRVQVDTGGIAAGAGEVLERLRGAMASLRPELLVQQVGSSGFAFADPVVEVQVAGMPRVMYGRVEPEQAVALLEAHLTARRLADDHVIATRRRGAAIDSPVTHVLVKDTGSGHLKTEFVQFSLAEELKRRGIADRVQVVRALDVGIYDEGVAVQLLPGAVTYTNVLAPDVARIVEASIIGGAVLDDLLWRKPDPQVRIVLRNCGNIDPDSIDDYIAHGRGYHALRKVLGSMQPEDVIAELKTSGLRGRGGAGFPTWLKWDLTRKQPADQRYVICNADEGDPGAFMDRSVLESDPHSVLEGMIIAAYAMGCSMGYFYVRAEYPKAVERVERAIAQARAAGLLGRDVLGSGFAFEAKIRLGAGAFVCGEETALIASIEGRRGSPTPRPPYPSVRGLWGKPTAINNVETLANIPAILLEGGAWYASHGTETSKGTKVFAVTGKVAHAQLVEVPMGTTLAEIVHDVCGGLPEGRDVKAVQTGGPSGGVIPDKHLDTPVSYETLQKLGSIMGSGGLIVMDADDSMVDVARFYLRFCVDESCGKCAPCRIGGYQMLQILDRLARGRGSRDDIAALRRICLAMQKASLCGLGQTAPNPVLSTLRYFENEYTAYIEGGPAYARKMSRAASPASSSTTTATLVSEQP; this is encoded by the coding sequence GTGAACGCCGCGACGATCTCCGCGCTCGATGCGCTCGCTTCGGCCGGGGGTGCCGACGAAGGTCCGCGCGAGTGGGTGCGTGTGCAGGTGGACACCGGCGGCATCGCGGCCGGTGCCGGGGAGGTGCTGGAGCGGTTGCGCGGCGCGATGGCTTCGCTCCGTCCGGAGCTGCTCGTGCAGCAAGTGGGATCGAGCGGGTTCGCGTTCGCCGATCCCGTCGTGGAGGTGCAGGTCGCCGGCATGCCCCGCGTGATGTACGGTCGGGTCGAGCCGGAGCAGGCGGTCGCGCTCCTCGAAGCCCACCTGACCGCTCGGCGGCTCGCCGACGACCACGTGATCGCGACCCGCCGGCGCGGAGCGGCGATCGACTCGCCGGTCACGCACGTCCTCGTGAAGGACACCGGCAGTGGGCATCTGAAGACCGAGTTCGTGCAGTTCTCGCTCGCCGAGGAGTTGAAGCGCCGTGGCATCGCCGACCGCGTGCAGGTGGTGCGAGCGCTCGATGTCGGGATCTACGACGAAGGCGTCGCAGTGCAGCTCCTTCCTGGGGCCGTCACCTACACCAACGTCCTCGCGCCCGACGTCGCTCGCATCGTCGAAGCGTCGATCATCGGCGGAGCCGTGCTCGACGATCTCCTTTGGCGCAAACCCGATCCGCAGGTCCGCATCGTCCTGCGCAATTGCGGCAACATCGATCCCGATTCGATCGACGACTACATCGCGCACGGGCGCGGCTACCACGCGTTGCGCAAGGTGCTGGGGTCGATGCAGCCCGAGGACGTGATCGCGGAGCTGAAGACTTCCGGCCTGCGCGGTCGCGGCGGTGCGGGTTTTCCCACGTGGTTGAAGTGGGACCTCACGCGCAAGCAACCCGCCGACCAGCGTTACGTGATCTGCAATGCCGACGAGGGCGACCCCGGCGCATTCATGGACCGCAGCGTGCTCGAGAGCGACCCCCACAGCGTGCTCGAGGGCATGATCATCGCCGCCTACGCGATGGGTTGCTCCATGGGTTACTTCTACGTCCGGGCCGAATACCCGAAGGCCGTCGAACGCGTGGAGCGCGCCATCGCACAAGCCCGCGCGGCCGGTCTGCTCGGACGCGACGTGCTCGGCAGCGGCTTCGCCTTCGAGGCCAAGATCCGGCTCGGCGCCGGTGCGTTCGTCTGCGGAGAGGAAACCGCCCTCATCGCCTCGATCGAGGGCCGGCGCGGCAGCCCCACGCCGCGTCCGCCGTACCCTTCCGTGCGCGGTCTCTGGGGAAAGCCCACCGCGATCAACAACGTCGAAACACTCGCGAACATCCCCGCCATCCTCCTCGAGGGCGGGGCATGGTACGCGAGCCACGGCACCGAAACCTCGAAAGGCACGAAGGTCTTCGCCGTCACCGGCAAGGTCGCGCACGCCCAACTCGTCGAGGTGCCGATGGGCACCACGCTCGCCGAGATCGTGCACGACGTCTGCGGTGGTTTGCCGGAAGGTCGCGACGTGAAGGCCGTGCAGACCGGCGGTCCTTCCGGCGGGGTCATTCCCGACAAACACCTCGATACTCCGGTGAGCTACGAGACGCTGCAGAAGCTCGGCTCGATCATGGGCTCCGGCGGATTGATCGTGATGGACGCGGACGATTCGATGGTCGACGTGGCGCGTTTCTATCTGCGCTTCTGCGTCGACGAGTCGTGCGGCAAGTGTGCGCCGTGCCGCATCGGCGGTTACCAGATGTTGCAGATCCTCGATCGCCTCGCGCGCGGCCGCGGCAGCCGCGACGATATCGCCGCACTGCGCCGCATCTGCCTCGCGATGCAGAAGGCGTCGCTCTGCGGCCTCGGCCAGACCGCGCCCAACCCCGTGCTCTCGACCCTCCGGTATTTCGAAAACGAATACACCGCCTACATCGAGGGCGGGCCCGCCTACGCCCGCAAGATGTCGCGTGCCGCCTCGCCCGCGAGCTCGTCCACGACCACCGCAACCCTCGTCTCGGAACAGCCATGA
- the murA gene encoding UDP-N-acetylglucosamine 1-carboxyvinyltransferase gives MDVFRVTGSRPLRGSIQTCGAKNAALPLFAAALLTDETVTIENVPELSDIRFMADIMRHLGATVERTEPTTWAITAGRLTPHAPYDLVRKMRASVCLMGPLIARLRSAVVSLPGGCVIGPRPIDLHLKGFAGLGCGVSIEGGYVHIDGRHLRGADLFLGGRHGSTALGTVNVLMAAVLAPGTTRIESAACEPEVVDVCRMLVAMGAKIEGIGSHALVVEGVERLHGATHRVIPDRIEAGTYLLAGAITGGDVTVEGARASDLAALLDKLRECGVPIEAPRPDCLRVRADLPHTRRAIDVITMPHPGFATDLQAQMCALMSVTPGLSILTEKVFPNRFMHVPELQRMGADIAIEGPSAIVKGLPRLSGAPVMASDLRASAALVLAALAAHGESWIQRVYHIDRGYERIDLRLQKLGASIERLPAEAMPRHLSAE, from the coding sequence ATGGACGTTTTTCGCGTGACCGGCAGCCGCCCGCTGCGGGGCTCCATCCAAACCTGCGGCGCCAAGAACGCGGCTCTGCCCCTCTTCGCCGCCGCGCTGTTGACGGACGAAACCGTCACGATCGAAAACGTCCCCGAGCTGAGCGACATCCGCTTCATGGCGGACATCATGCGGCACCTCGGCGCGACGGTGGAGCGGACCGAACCGACCACGTGGGCCATCACCGCCGGTCGGCTCACCCCGCACGCACCGTATGATCTCGTACGCAAGATGCGCGCCTCCGTCTGCCTGATGGGTCCCCTCATCGCGCGGCTGCGCAGCGCGGTCGTCTCGCTGCCCGGGGGTTGCGTGATCGGACCGCGGCCGATCGACCTGCACTTGAAGGGTTTTGCCGGGCTCGGCTGCGGGGTTTCGATCGAAGGCGGCTACGTGCACATCGACGGACGCCACCTGCGCGGCGCGGACCTCTTCCTCGGCGGCCGCCACGGCAGCACCGCGCTCGGCACGGTCAACGTCCTCATGGCCGCCGTCCTCGCGCCCGGCACGACGCGGATCGAGAGCGCCGCGTGCGAACCGGAAGTGGTCGACGTGTGCCGTATGCTCGTCGCGATGGGTGCGAAGATCGAAGGCATCGGCAGCCACGCGCTCGTCGTCGAAGGCGTCGAACGCCTTCACGGCGCGACGCACCGCGTCATCCCCGACCGGATCGAAGCGGGCACGTATCTGTTGGCGGGAGCGATCACCGGAGGCGACGTCACCGTGGAGGGCGCACGCGCGTCCGACCTCGCGGCACTGCTGGACAAACTGCGCGAATGCGGCGTGCCGATCGAAGCACCGCGCCCCGATTGCCTCCGGGTGCGCGCCGATCTGCCGCACACGCGCCGGGCCATCGACGTGATCACCATGCCGCACCCGGGCTTCGCCACCGACCTCCAAGCGCAGATGTGTGCCCTGATGAGCGTCACGCCGGGATTGAGCATCCTCACCGAAAAGGTGTTTCCCAACCGTTTCATGCACGTGCCCGAGCTCCAGCGCATGGGCGCGGACATCGCGATCGAGGGCCCGAGCGCGATCGTCAAAGGCCTGCCGCGTCTCTCCGGTGCACCCGTGATGGCGAGCGACCTGCGGGCGAGCGCTGCGCTCGTCCTCGCCGCCCTCGCCGCGCACGGCGAGTCGTGGATCCAGCGCGTCTACCACATCGATCGCGGCTACGAACGCATCGACCTGCGCCTGCAGAAACTGGGGGCATCGATCGAACGCCTCCCGGCCGAGGCGATGCCCCGGCACCTCAGCGCAGAGTGA
- a CDS encoding NAD(P)/FAD-dependent oxidoreductase: MSVIVVEKDAFPRFHIGESLLPNANAVLRRSGAWTAVASAGFVEKRGARFCTADGVAHKRVDFSRGLVPGLDATFQVERAKFDALLLDRARALGADVRQGWKVVELLPGNAGVEARLESVDGEHRTLRTAWCIDAGGRENHYANALKRETDPPRLARRVAVYSHFEGMVREEAPAGGDTIVVRLDDGWFWIIPLAERKTSVGLVTTTDRLRSGGRDAEEVFRRTVEESPYLRERFRGARATMGFHVTADYSYFRRALAQGRCVLAGDAGGFFDPIFSSGVYMSLWGAEQAVQMVARAHAAGRSLTASECACYTRRVKRHAGVFARLIESFYDNAAFSVFMTPRPPFDLERGINSIVAGHAALTFGQRWRLAVFELCCRIQRHRPLVPEIRIPTRVAVSARALDSEATPTGDLVTLR, encoded by the coding sequence ATGAGCGTGATCGTGGTCGAAAAGGATGCGTTTCCACGCTTCCACATCGGCGAGTCGCTCCTGCCCAACGCCAACGCCGTCTTGCGGCGCAGCGGAGCGTGGACTGCCGTCGCGTCGGCGGGTTTCGTCGAGAAGCGGGGCGCACGCTTCTGCACGGCGGACGGAGTCGCGCACAAGCGCGTGGACTTCAGCCGTGGCCTCGTGCCGGGGCTCGACGCCACGTTTCAAGTGGAACGCGCGAAGTTCGACGCGCTCCTCCTCGACCGAGCACGCGCGCTCGGGGCGGACGTCCGGCAAGGCTGGAAAGTGGTGGAACTGCTTCCAGGGAATGCCGGCGTGGAAGCGCGGCTCGAATCCGTCGACGGCGAGCACCGCACCTTGCGCACGGCGTGGTGCATCGATGCCGGTGGGCGCGAGAATCACTACGCGAACGCGCTCAAGCGCGAGACCGATCCGCCGCGCCTCGCGCGTCGCGTGGCGGTGTATTCGCACTTCGAAGGCATGGTGCGGGAGGAGGCTCCCGCGGGTGGCGACACGATCGTCGTGCGCCTCGACGACGGATGGTTCTGGATCATCCCGCTCGCGGAGAGGAAGACGTCCGTCGGGCTGGTCACGACGACGGATAGGCTGCGTTCCGGCGGTCGCGATGCCGAAGAGGTGTTTCGCAGGACGGTGGAGGAGTCGCCGTATCTGCGGGAGCGGTTCCGCGGCGCGCGCGCGACGATGGGCTTTCACGTCACGGCGGACTACAGTTACTTCCGCCGCGCCCTCGCCCAAGGGCGTTGCGTGTTGGCAGGCGACGCGGGCGGGTTTTTCGATCCCATTTTCTCGTCGGGGGTCTACATGTCGCTCTGGGGGGCGGAGCAGGCGGTGCAGATGGTCGCACGTGCCCACGCGGCGGGTCGGTCGCTTACGGCGTCCGAGTGCGCGTGCTACACGCGCCGCGTGAAGCGGCACGCCGGCGTGTTCGCCCGGCTCATCGAGAGCTTTTACGACAATGCCGCGTTCTCCGTCTTCATGACTCCTCGTCCGCCGTTCGATCTCGAGCGGGGAATCAACTCGATCGTCGCGGGCCACGCGGCGCTGACCTTCGGGCAACGTTGGCGTCTGGCGGTGTTCGAGCTGTGTTGCCGGATCCAGCGGCATCGCCCGTTGGTGCCGGAGATTCGCATCCCCACGCGCGTCGCGGTGTCCGCGCGTGCTTTGGACTCGGAGGCGACGCCTACGGGCGATCTGGTCACTCTGCGCTGA
- a CDS encoding class I adenylate-forming enzyme family protein: protein MGERLEQLWSDLVRAEPEAVAIVDGVTGETASRTELAEGARRWRETHAEAVRAGDRVLFAAPNGREWLEAFLGLLQAGAVPAAVEPGEPEASRSRTAAAVGAAWVWTPDGMRRVEGGIRRHRRRPDACLIKLTSGSTGTPRAMEFTHAQMIADGRQVCRTMDIRSDDVNLGGIPFGHSYGLGNLVVPLLAQGTAIVVAGSPLPHALAEMTARFRPTVFPTVPVVLAALVRADVPQGALASLRVVISAGSALPPTTAREFEARFGRRVHGFYGSSETGGIAYDRTGDATLDGRSVGRALEGVSIELRRGGRFRVSGAAVKAPGWHSPADRGRWNEHGELVLLGRTGRTLKLAGRRVELGEVEAALRALPGVSDAFATLHPEKPERLAAAVATALPVAEVRRLARGALASWKVPDRWVVLETFPVTARGKTDFARLRAQLATPAAT, encoded by the coding sequence ATGGGGGAGAGGCTGGAACAGCTTTGGTCCGATCTCGTGCGAGCCGAGCCGGAAGCCGTGGCGATCGTCGACGGTGTCACCGGGGAAACGGCTTCGCGCACGGAGCTCGCGGAGGGAGCGCGACGTTGGCGCGAGACCCACGCGGAGGCGGTGCGCGCAGGCGATCGGGTGTTGTTCGCGGCACCCAACGGTCGGGAGTGGCTGGAGGCGTTTCTGGGGTTGCTGCAAGCGGGTGCGGTGCCGGCGGCGGTCGAACCCGGGGAGCCGGAGGCGAGTCGCTCGCGCACGGCTGCCGCGGTGGGTGCGGCGTGGGTCTGGACGCCCGACGGGATGCGTCGCGTGGAGGGCGGGATTCGGCGGCATCGGCGTAGGCCGGACGCCTGTTTGATCAAGCTCACCAGCGGCAGTACCGGCACGCCGCGTGCAATGGAGTTCACGCATGCGCAGATGATCGCCGACGGGCGTCAGGTCTGTCGCACGATGGACATCCGCTCGGACGACGTGAACCTCGGCGGGATTCCGTTCGGGCACTCCTACGGGTTGGGCAATCTGGTCGTGCCGCTCTTGGCGCAGGGCACCGCGATCGTGGTCGCCGGCAGCCCGTTGCCGCACGCGCTCGCGGAGATGACGGCCCGTTTCCGGCCGACGGTGTTTCCGACTGTGCCGGTGGTGCTTGCGGCGTTGGTGCGGGCGGATGTGCCGCAGGGAGCGTTGGCGTCGCTGCGCGTGGTGATCTCCGCGGGATCGGCGCTGCCGCCGACGACAGCGCGGGAGTTCGAGGCGCGCTTCGGGCGGCGGGTACACGGTTTCTACGGTTCTTCCGAAACGGGTGGGATCGCGTACGACCGCACGGGTGATGCGACGCTCGACGGGCGCAGCGTGGGTCGGGCGTTGGAAGGCGTTTCGATCGAGTTGCGCCGCGGCGGTCGGTTTCGGGTGAGCGGGGCGGCGGTGAAGGCTCCGGGATGGCACAGCCCGGCGGATCGTGGACGCTGGAACGAACACGGCGAACTCGTCCTACTCGGCCGCACGGGCCGCACGCTCAAGCTCGCGGGGCGGCGGGTCGAGTTGGGCGAGGTGGAGGCGGCGTTGCGTGCGCTGCCGGGCGTGTCGGACGCGTTTGCGACACTTCACCCGGAGAAGCCGGAGCGCCTCGCGGCGGCGGTGGCGACGGCCTTGCCCGTGGCCGAAGTGAGGCGACTGGCGCGGGGGGCGTTGGCGAGTTGGAAAGTGCCGGATCGGTGGGTCGTGCTCGAGACGTTTCCCGTCACCGCGCGTGGCAAAACGGACTTCGCGCGGCTGCGTGCCCAGCTGGCTACGCCGGCTGCGACCTGA